One Actinomycetota bacterium genomic region harbors:
- the mraZ gene encoding division/cell wall cluster transcriptional repressor MraZ, whose translation MFLGEHNHALDAKGRLILPVKFRDQLQEGAFVTSETDGCLGLWPPADFERRALEMKERSKGGPEDRNVARFFFAGAQDASPDRQGRVALPPHLRKFAGLERDVVVNGAWDHIEIWDAVVWQEKKLEGERALAGNGVG comes from the coding sequence TTGTTCCTCGGGGAACACAACCACGCACTCGATGCCAAGGGCCGGCTGATCCTGCCCGTGAAGTTCCGCGACCAGTTGCAGGAGGGCGCGTTCGTCACGAGCGAGACCGACGGCTGCCTCGGGTTGTGGCCCCCGGCCGACTTCGAGCGGCGCGCCCTGGAGATGAAGGAACGGTCGAAGGGAGGGCCGGAGGACCGCAACGTCGCCCGGTTCTTCTTCGCCGGGGCCCAGGACGCCAGCCCCGACCGCCAAGGCCGGGTGGCGCTGCCGCCCCACCTGCGCAAGTTCGCGGGCCTCGAACGCGACGTGGTCGTGAACGGGGCCTGGGACCACATCGAGATCTGGGATGCGGTCGTCTGGCAGGAGAAGAAGCTCGAAGGCGAGCGGGCGCTGGCCGGCAACGGCGTCGGATGA
- a CDS encoding response regulator transcription factor yields the protein MTVERLVRVVVADDHSLLREGVVAVLSSTAGIEVVGEAGDGQAAVDRVLESGADVVVMDLKMPGVDGIEATRQILARRPEVGVLVLTMSDDDASLFAALQAGARGYLLKDAHPRDFVRAVMAVGSGDVILSPGVAGRVFARASADGPPSPFPELTSREREVLALMASGHNSPRIAQRLGLSPKTVRNHVSAILAKLGAADRAEAVIRAREAGLGGAAPR from the coding sequence GTGACGGTGGAACGACTGGTCAGGGTCGTGGTCGCCGACGACCACAGCCTGTTGCGAGAGGGCGTGGTGGCCGTGCTGTCTTCGACGGCGGGGATCGAGGTGGTGGGCGAGGCCGGTGACGGCCAGGCGGCCGTCGACCGAGTGCTGGAGAGCGGGGCCGATGTGGTGGTGATGGACTTGAAGATGCCGGGCGTCGACGGCATAGAGGCCACCCGCCAGATCCTGGCCCGCCGCCCCGAGGTGGGCGTGCTGGTGCTGACCATGTCCGACGACGACGCCTCGCTGTTCGCCGCCCTCCAGGCCGGCGCCCGGGGTTACCTGCTCAAAGACGCCCATCCCCGGGACTTCGTCCGGGCCGTGATGGCCGTGGGCTCGGGTGACGTCATCCTCAGCCCGGGAGTGGCCGGGCGGGTGTTCGCCCGGGCCTCGGCCGACGGGCCGCCCTCTCCGTTCCCGGAACTGACGAGCCGCGAGCGCGAGGTCCTGGCCCTGATGGCTTCGGGCCACAACAGCCCCCGCATCGCCCAACGACTGGGCCTGAGCCCCAAGACCGTCCGCAACCACGTGTCGGCCATCCTGGCCAAGCTGGGCGCGGCCGACCGGGCCGAGGCGGTCATCCGCGCCCGAGAGGCCGGCCTCGGGGGCGCCGCTCCTCGCTGA
- the rsmH gene encoding 16S rRNA (cytosine(1402)-N(4))-methyltransferase RsmH: MSEMADHQPVMVEEIVDLIRPVPAGTVVDATVGMGGHARALLSDLGHVRLVGIDQDADALAMAAEALAGFGERAVLRQARFDRITEVIDEMAPTPQRGGIVAVLFDLGVSSPQLDRPERGFSYRADGPLDMRMDQRSTATAAHVVNTYDEGRLADVIARFGDERYARRVARAIVASRPIGGTAQLAEVVRDAIPAPARRRGGHPARRTFQALRIEVNDELAVLRPALEQAIEALVPRGRVVVLAYHSGEDRIVKDVLRDASTGGCTCPPRLPCVCGAQPRVRLLNRGARKPGPAEVARNPRSESARLRAAEKLEPNSATPGPETAA, encoded by the coding sequence ATGAGCGAAATGGCCGATCACCAGCCGGTGATGGTCGAAGAAATAGTCGACCTCATCCGTCCTGTCCCAGCCGGGACCGTGGTCGACGCCACGGTCGGAATGGGCGGGCACGCACGCGCCCTTCTATCCGATCTAGGGCACGTACGGCTGGTAGGGATCGACCAGGATGCCGACGCCCTGGCTATGGCAGCCGAGGCGCTGGCCGGGTTCGGGGAACGGGCCGTATTGCGGCAGGCCCGGTTCGACCGGATCACAGAAGTCATAGACGAGATGGCGCCAACCCCGCAGAGAGGAGGGATCGTCGCCGTGTTATTCGACCTGGGCGTGAGCAGCCCTCAGCTCGACCGGCCCGAGAGGGGCTTCAGCTACCGCGCCGACGGCCCCCTCGACATGCGGATGGACCAGCGCTCGACTGCCACCGCGGCCCACGTGGTGAACACCTACGACGAGGGACGGCTGGCGGACGTGATCGCCCGCTTCGGCGACGAACGCTATGCCCGCCGGGTGGCCCGGGCCATCGTGGCCTCCCGTCCCATCGGGGGGACGGCCCAATTGGCCGAGGTCGTGCGCGATGCCATCCCCGCGCCCGCTCGCCGCCGGGGAGGGCACCCTGCCCGGCGCACGTTCCAGGCGCTGCGCATCGAGGTCAACGACGAGCTCGCTGTGCTGCGCCCGGCTCTCGAACAGGCCATCGAGGCCCTCGTCCCCCGAGGGCGGGTCGTGGTCCTCGCCTACCACTCGGGCGAGGACCGGATCGTCAAGGACGTCCTGCGCGACGCCTCCACCGGTGGTTGTACATGCCCGCCCCGACTGCCATGTGTATGCGGCGCCCAGCCCCGCGTGCGCCTGCTCAACCGGGGGGCTCGGAAGCCCGGCCCGGCCGAGGTGGCCCGCAACCCCCGGTCCGAGAGCGCCCGGCTACGGGCCGCCGAG